From a region of the Helicobacter hepaticus ATCC 51449 genome:
- the cmoB gene encoding tRNA 5-methoxyuridine(34)/uridine 5-oxyacetic acid(34) synthase CmoB, with amino-acid sequence MQESLNSNDFKEYAAKKAKHITSAKNIAPLLECIASLPTIPSHFYSDNGIHIVAQDKTLAQKYHKAIYTLATQLKPWRKGPFFLFDIHIDSEWQSFMKWQLLAPHCNLEGKYIADVGCNNGYYMFEMLLQGKKLYKKIIGFDPSGIFKCQFDFINHFINAPIEFELLGVEDLLAYSQAHNQSFDVIFCLGVLYHRFDPINTLKILSQSLNKGGELILDTLIYESNEEICLCPAQSYAKMSNVYFIPSIPTLKGWCERANLYDFEVINLTPTTTQEQRQSAWVDSQSLSAFLNETQTRTIEGYQAPLRGYFKLKKR; translated from the coding sequence ATGCAAGAAAGCCTGAACTCTAATGATTTTAAAGAATACGCCGCCAAAAAAGCAAAGCATATCACCTCTGCTAAAAATATTGCTCCGCTTTTAGAGTGCATTGCATCTCTTCCAACTATTCCCTCACATTTTTATAGCGATAATGGCATTCATATTGTCGCTCAAGATAAAACTTTAGCTCAAAAGTATCATAAAGCAATTTATACACTTGCTACACAGCTTAAGCCGTGGAGAAAAGGACCTTTTTTTTTATTTGATATACATATTGATAGTGAATGGCAAAGCTTTATGAAATGGCAGCTTCTCGCTCCACATTGCAACCTTGAGGGTAAATACATAGCAGATGTTGGCTGTAATAATGGCTATTATATGTTTGAAATGCTCCTGCAGGGGAAAAAATTATATAAAAAAATCATAGGCTTTGACCCAAGCGGCATTTTTAAATGCCAATTTGATTTTATTAATCACTTTATCAATGCTCCTATTGAATTTGAGTTGCTTGGTGTAGAAGATTTGTTAGCATATTCTCAAGCACACAATCAAAGTTTTGATGTGATTTTTTGTCTTGGAGTGCTTTATCATCGATTTGACCCAATCAATACGCTTAAAATCCTCTCTCAATCGCTCAACAAAGGTGGAGAGCTTATTTTGGATACGCTTATCTATGAGAGCAATGAAGAAATTTGTCTTTGTCCTGCACAAAGTTATGCTAAAATGTCAAATGTCTATTTTATCCCGAGTATCCCTACTTTAAAAGGTTGGTGTGAAAGAGCAAATCTCTATGATTTTGAAGTCATTAATCTTACACCCACCACCACACAAGAGCAACGCCAAAGTGCTTGGGTAGATTCTCAAAGTTTAAGTGCATTTTTAAATGAAACACAAACTCGCACTATAGAAGGGTATCAAGCCCCATTAAGAGGATATTTTAAACTCAAAAAACGATAA